CGAGTATTTTACAGCTAGAGAATTTGTGGTTGTGAGACAGTCATCAGAGGAAGCGCTGCAAAATCTTGTTAGCCACATCACTGAAAAACGCTGGCGGGAAGTTTTATTGCTAGCGGTTGGGATGTCGCCAAGTGCAGATCGGTTATTGCTGTTGATCAAAGAGAAAATTGATTTTATGGTAGCTGACGATCAGAGGTTGCAGGAGTTTCTTCTGTGGGTAAGGAAAAAATCTCTTTCCGTTAACTTTTCTTACAAACCAGCAGCACTTAGAGCCTTTTACCTAGCCCTCTCTCAATACCTCTCCCGCTCTCTCTCTCGATACCTGTCCCTGTCCCTCTCCCGATATCTCTCCGTTGACCGCTCCCTCTCCCGCTCCCTCTCTCGATACCTGTCCCTGTCCCTGTCCCGCTCCCTCGACTTGTCCCTCTCCCTCTCCCGATACCTATCCCTCTCCCTCGACCTGTCTCTCGACCTCTCACTTGACCTGTCCCTCTCCCTCTCCCGCTCCCTCGACCAATCCCTCGATCTGTCCCGATCCCTTGACCTGTCCCTCTCCCTCTCCCGATCCCTCGACCGATCCCTCGACCGATCCCTCGACCCAGAACTCAAGCATTTGCTGCAAAAACTTCGAGAACAACTACCAAGCATACAAGACTTGCAAGAATATCGGGAATGGTGGTTAGTTAATGGGAAGGCTTGGTGTGAAGAATTAAGAGAAGTAATGATTAAACATCGCAATATTGGTCATGATTGGCAGTTCAGCAACGAACAAAAAGAATTGCTTCAGCAGTATTATGATGCCAATAAATTATTGGTAGATTGCCTAAATAGCGATTGTTATGTCAGCCGTGAAGTGCGACAGCAAATAGAAGACACCTTGCTATTACCGATCGCAGAGATTCAACAGCGTCAGCAGCAATCTTAAATACACACATAGCAGATAGTTGATCTTTCAATCCCCCAGGTAAATCATTCGTTAAGAAAGGGAAAATATTTCCCAAGTCCTAGCAAATCAATCTAAAATGGAAGTAAGAGTTCGCAGTTAGCCCATTCACATCTATATCAATGGCTTATATATGTGGACATGAGTGATAAAACAGCATTTTGGAACAAAAGTATCCTCATTTACGTCATATAAACGTCTCGCGGCATTGCTGATTGCGGTATGAAAACGATTGTGCATTGTGGTGAAAAATCCTTGTGGAGACGTAAAATTTTACGTCTCTACATTCAAGTTCATACCTCGATTCCGCAACGCCCGTCTCGCCTCTGGTTTGAGTGACGCACATTTAAGGATACTAATACTGATGAAGGATTGCGATCGCACAAACTCTCCATGATCATAAGTACTTTTATCTTCGGTATACGCTTATAGACAGGTTCAAAAACAGTCAGAAACAAACTCAGTAAATCACCGTCATTACATATATCACATACATAAAGGAAAACCCTCTTATGGCTCGCCTACATCAATGGAAATCTAGAACTGCTGCACTTATGGCAATAGCTGTTACCGCAAGTGTCACTAGCCCACTATTAACATTAGCTCGTGCTAACGCGCAATACATAAATGGGCAAGACAGAATTGGGCAATATGGCAACGTTACTATTCCTTCTGGAGTTTCTCTGCCTGTCACCTACGAAAAAGATACAATTACTATTGCTCCTGGGGAAAGTAAATCTATAACCTTGAGAATAGCCAATGACATTATCGACAGGAATAAAAATGTCTTGATTCCCGCCGGTACTAAAGTAAATGGACGACTAGAACCGGTTGACTTAGATAGTTATTCAAGAGATACAGATGATAACAAAGGAAAAGGCGTGCGGTTTGTCGCTGAAGAATTAGAATTTTCCAATGGTCAGCGCCAGTCGATTAATGCTATTTCTCGGACATACACCAGAACTCAAAAAGTTAAGCAGGGGCCCAGCACAAATCAGGTTCTAACTGATGCAGCTATTGGTGGGGGTGCTGGTCTTTTAGGTTCACTACTTACTGGTAATCGCAGAATTGACGATTTAAAACCTGTTATCGGTGCGGCTGCGGGTGCGGGAGCAAGTGTGTTGTTACGGAAAAAAGAAGTAAATGTCTATGTCCTCAGACCCGGACAAGATTTGAAGCTCACACTAA
This genomic interval from Nostoc sp. KVJ3 contains the following:
- a CDS encoding conjugal transfer protein TrbI → MARLHQWKSRTAALMAIAVTASVTSPLLTLARANAQYINGQDRIGQYGNVTIPSGVSLPVTYEKDTITIAPGESKSITLRIANDIIDRNKNVLIPAGTKVNGRLEPVDLDSYSRDTDDNKGKGVRFVAEELEFSNGQRQSINAISRTYTRTQKVKQGPSTNQVLTDAAIGGGAGLLGSLLTGNRRIDDLKPVIGAAAGAGASVLLRKKEVNVYVLRPGQDLKLTLNSNLNLVPPSRY